One genomic region from Enoplosus armatus isolate fEnoArm2 chromosome 17, fEnoArm2.hap1, whole genome shotgun sequence encodes:
- the shisa9b gene encoding protein shisa-9B — MRGTELLLGYFLVKVMVCDAEGEPGQTVDDFMIVTGFNDSKEGESGVTESPHMEDKCRGYYDVMGQWDPPFVCRTGNYLYCCGTCGFRFCCAFKSSRLDQTTCKNYDTPPWMMTGRPPPKVDVALDTAKDKTNLIVYVICGVVAIMALIGIFTKLGLEKTHRPHRENMSRALAHVIRHPATEHTDDIGLGQHYENIQTRVTVNSLHSNQMNNTVQTSTLITQPYPAVGQITSPYEQQKPVKDLNKYATLKAVAEKANDSFYSNRRQVIEMTTKGSLPMEALDMEPEPSNPYSPPRQLSAKQNGHKYKSPKSHSSQSLCYGSNTAASPGGLRSWESKDTLGHRQSYGPKKLCIIEKELHTTRYLPPQPYFVTNSKTEVTV; from the exons ATGCGGggcactgagctgctgctcGGTTACTTTCTGGTGAAAGTTATGGTGTGCGACGCGGAGGGCGAGCCGGGTCAGACCGTCGACGACTTCATGATAGTGACCGGGTTTAACGACTCAAAGGAAGGGGAGAGCGGAGTCACGGAGAGCCCGCACATGGAGGACAAGTGTCGCGGCTACTACGACGTGATGGGCCAGTGGGATCCGCCGTTCGTGTGCAGAACGGGCAACTACCTGTACTGCTGCGGCACCTGTGGCTTCAGGTTCTGCTGTGCGTTTAAAAGCTCCCGGCTGGACCAGACCACCTGTAAGAACTACGACACCCCGCCGTGGATGATGACAGGAAGACCCCCGCCGAAAGTGGACGTGGCGCTGGACACCGCGAAGGATAAGACCAACCTCATTGTGTATGTCATATGCGGGGTCGTGGCCATAATGGCACTGATAGGGATTTTCACCAAGCTAGGTTTGGAAAAGACGCACCGTCCGCACCGAGAAAATATGTCAAG AGCTCTTGCACATGTTATCCGCCATCCTGCCACAGAACATACGGATGACATTGGACTTGGCCAGCACTATGAGAACATACAAACCAGAGTCACAGTTAACAGTCTCC ATAGCAACCAGATGAACAACACGGTTCAAACATCAACTTTGATAACGCAGCCTTACCCGGCTGTGGGACAGATCACCAGCCCCTATGAACAACAGAAGCCTGTCAAGGATCTCAACAAGTACGCCACGCTCAAGGCTGTGG CAGAGAAAGCTAATGACAGCTTCTACAGCAACCGGCGGCAAGTGATCGAGATGACAACCAAGGGCAGCCTTCCCATGGAAGCTTTGGATATGGAGCCAGAGCCGAGTAATCCTTATAGCCCACCCAGACAGCTGTCTGCAAAGCAGAACGGACACAAGTACAAAAGCCCCAAGAGCCACAGCTCCCAGTCGCTGTGCTACGGCTCCAACACTGCTGCCAGCCCAGGAGGGCTAAGATCCTGGGAAAGCAAGGACACGCTGGGACACCGACAGAGCTATGGCCCAAAGAAACTCTGCATCATAGAGAAGGAGCTGCACACCACTCGCTACCTGCCTCCACAACCATACTTTGTCACCAACAGCAAGACAGAGGTGACCGTATGA